Proteins co-encoded in one Thalassophryne amazonica unplaced genomic scaffold, fThaAma1.1, whole genome shotgun sequence genomic window:
- the LOC117506058 gene encoding SCAN domain-containing protein 3: MLGPDAAREINKVPLSDSTIARRIDDISEDIETVVFEKMHISRKFALQLDETTDLSGNCQLLANVRFVDGEAIRENFLFCKALPEKSTGEEIFRVTSEYLDKGGLAWENCTGVCTDGAAAMVGRSKGFVSRVKEINPNVIVTHCFLHREALVAKTLPVDLGTVLDDVVRLVNFVKMRPLKCRLFASLCEEMGAEHKVLLLHTEVRWLSRGKVLACVYELREELKVFLTHERSDFSKLIESDEWWAKVAYLADIFHQLNELNTRMQGRNENLLTSTDKMNGFRVKVQLWKQHVNCGNLEMFPLTEKCHHGNTAAMRKVIGTHLKTLEEKLSFYFSADSTECLDWVRDPYSSASLPGKDMTLQEQEELITLKQDRGLKLSFADLPLDRFWISVAKEFPILANKAIMILLQFSTTYLCELSFSSLIAIKTKNRERLRALEQELRVCLSTIPARLSILCSSKQAQVSH, encoded by the coding sequence ATGCTTGGACCTGACGCGGCCAGAGAGATTAATAAAGTGCCTCTCTCGGATAGCACAATTGCCAGACGCATTGATGACATATCAGAGGACATTGAAACTGTTGTTTTTGAAAAAATGCACATCAGTAGGAAATTTGCCTTGCAACTTGATGAGACGACGGATCTTAGTGGAAATTGTCAGCTGTTGGCCAACGTGCGTTTTGTTGATGGAGAAGCCATCAGAGAAAACTTTTTATTTTGCAAGGCACTGCCAGAAAAGTCAACAGGAGAGGAAATATTCCGGGTCACTTCAGAATATCTTGACAAAGGCGGACTGGCCTGGGAAAACTGCACAGGTGTGTGTACTGACGGAGCCGCAGCCATGGTCGGGCGCAGCAAAGGCTTCGTGAGTAGAGTCAAAGAAATAAACCCAAATGTTATTGTAACACACTGTTTTTTGCACCGCGAGGCTCTGGTTGCAAAGACCTTGCCAGTAGATCTTGGCACTGTGTTGGACGATGTGGTGCGCTTAGTAAACTTTGTGAAGATGCGGCCTCTGAAATGTCGCCTATTCGCGTCTTTGTGTGAGGAGATGGGAGCGGAACACAAAGTGTTATTGCTCCACACGGAGGTCCGCTGGCTGTCGCGCGGCAAAGTGCTGGCCTGCGTGTATGAGCTGCGAGAGGAGCTCAAGGTTTTTCTGACACACGAGAGGTCTGATTTCTCAAAGCTGATTGAAAGTGATGAGTGGTGGGCAAAGGTAGCATACCTTGCTGATATATTTCATCAGCTGAATGAGCTGAACACTCGTATGCAGGGCCGCAATGAAAACTTGCTCACCAGCACAGATAAAATGAATGGATTTCGTGTAAAAGTGCAGCTCTGGAAACAGCATGTGAACTGTGGCAACCTTGAGATGTTCCCCCTCACAGAAAAATGTCATCATGGCAACACTGCGGCAATGCGCAAGGTGATTGGCACACATTTAAAAACCCTTGAGGAGAAGCTGTCATTTTATTTCTCGGCAGACTCCACAGAATGTCTGGACTGGGTTAGGGACCCGTACAGCTCTGCATCCCTCCCGGGAAAGGACATGACTTTACAGGAGCAAGAAGAACTCATTACACTGAAACAAGATCGTGGTTTAAAGCTCAGCTTTGCTGATCTGCCGTTGGACAGATTTTGGATATCTGTTGCCAAGGAGTTCCCCATTCTGGCCAACAAAGCTATTATGATATTGCTTCAGTTTTCAACCACATATCTGTGTGAGCTGAGCTTCTCAAGCTTGATTGCCATAAAAACTAAAAACAGAGAGAGACTGAGAGCTTTGGAGCAAGAGCTTCGGGTGTGTCTGTCTACCATTCCTGCCAGGTTATCCATTTTGTGTTCATCCAAACAGGCCCAGGTTTCACACTGA